In Flavobacterium sp. WV_118_3, one DNA window encodes the following:
- a CDS encoding GNAT family N-acetyltransferase has product MEKIIIREITLQDMEVWQALAKETFFETFSENNSAENMEQYLENSFNIPRLTAELNNPDSQFFMAWDGTMAVGYLKLNSGTAQTELQDDTALEIERIYVKSSYHGQKVGQLLYEKALDTAQKDRKAYVWLAVWEENHRAIRFYTKNGFVAFDTHIFRLGNEEQTDIMMKKVLE; this is encoded by the coding sequence ATGGAAAAGATAATCATTCGGGAAATTACGCTTCAGGATATGGAAGTATGGCAAGCCTTGGCAAAAGAGACGTTTTTTGAAACGTTTTCGGAAAATAATTCCGCAGAAAACATGGAGCAGTATCTCGAAAATAGTTTTAATATTCCGAGGTTAACGGCCGAATTAAACAATCCGGATTCACAGTTTTTTATGGCTTGGGATGGGACAATGGCTGTCGGTTATCTAAAGTTAAATTCCGGAACAGCACAAACCGAATTGCAAGACGATACGGCTCTTGAGATCGAACGTATTTATGTGAAAAGCAGCTACCACGGACAAAAAGTGGGTCAGTTGCTATATGAAAAAGCATTGGACACGGCACAAAAGGATCGAAAAGCTTATGTATGGTTGGCCGTATGGGAAGAAAATCACCGGGCGATTCGATTTTATACCAAAAACGGATTCGTGGCTTTTGATACCCATATTTTCAGATTGGGTAATGAGGAACAAACCGATATCATGATGAAAAAGGTTTTGGAGTAA
- a CDS encoding zinc ribbon domain-containing protein YjdM — protein sequence MSDEMKTCPQCGSPYGYYLNDEAYACPECTHEWNPAEVGSQEVLVIKDSNGNILQDGDAVIVIKDLPVKGAKGPIKAGTKVKNIRLTDGDHNIDCKIDGFGAMALKSEFVRKA from the coding sequence ATGTCTGACGAAATGAAAACATGTCCGCAATGCGGATCGCCTTACGGGTATTATTTAAATGATGAAGCGTATGCTTGTCCGGAATGTACACACGAGTGGAATCCTGCCGAAGTAGGTTCGCAAGAAGTTCTGGTGATAAAAGATTCAAATGGGAATATTTTACAGGATGGCGATGCGGTAATTGTAATTAAAGACCTTCCGGTTAAAGGTGCTAAAGGGCCGATTAAAGCGGGAACCAAAGTAAAAAATATCCGTCTTACCGATGGTGATCATAATATCGACTGTAAAATCGATGGTTTTGGAGCAATGGCTTTAAAGTCGGAATTTGTTCGAAAAGCTTAA
- a CDS encoding SRPBCC family protein: protein MSKITINATISADKDKVWNYYTQPEHITQWNFADPSWHCPKATNDMQVGGTYSARMEARDGSFGFEFEAIYNEISDGKHFSYTMPDSRQVTVTFHENDNATDLIITFDPENQNPIEMQQNGWQAILNNFKKYAESH from the coding sequence ATGTCTAAAATCACAATTAACGCTACTATTTCTGCTGACAAAGACAAAGTCTGGAATTATTACACACAACCGGAACACATTACCCAATGGAACTTTGCTGATCCATCCTGGCATTGTCCGAAAGCGACAAACGACATGCAGGTTGGCGGTACCTATAGCGCCCGAATGGAAGCTCGGGACGGTAGTTTTGGTTTTGAATTTGAAGCCATTTATAACGAAATCAGCGATGGCAAACACTTTAGCTACACCATGCCAGACAGCCGACAAGTAACCGTAACTTTCCATGAAAACGATAACGCAACCGATCTTATTATTACCTTTGATCCGGAAAATCAAAATCCAATTGAAATGCAACAAAACGGATGGCAAGCTATTTTAAACAACTTTAAAAAATATGCCGAAAGTCATTAA
- a CDS encoding SRPBCC domain-containing protein yields MKHNLQFDFLADKEKNTLTIRREFMANRQLVWDCYTKRELLDQWFAPKPLTTKTKTMDFSEGGHWHYAMIEPNGTEYWNWMAYQKIKPIDYYTAWDAFANEAGDLNKDLPSSDWLVNFTDKGDNTLVETIVTYKSLSDLETVIQMGMEPGMIATLEKLDELLLILTR; encoded by the coding sequence ATGAAACACAATTTACAGTTTGATTTCCTTGCCGACAAGGAGAAGAACACTTTGACTATTAGACGTGAGTTTATGGCCAACCGTCAATTGGTTTGGGATTGTTATACCAAAAGAGAACTATTGGATCAGTGGTTTGCGCCAAAACCGTTAACCACCAAAACCAAAACGATGGATTTTAGCGAAGGCGGTCATTGGCATTATGCGATGATCGAACCCAACGGTACCGAATATTGGAACTGGATGGCCTACCAGAAAATCAAACCAATCGATTACTACACGGCCTGGGATGCTTTTGCTAATGAAGCCGGCGATTTGAACAAAGACCTTCCCAGTTCCGACTGGCTGGTAAACTTTACCGATAAAGGCGACAATACGTTGGTCGAAACCATTGTAACCTATAAATCCTTATCCGATCTGGAAACCGTAATTCAAATGGGCATGGAACCGGGAATGATTGCCACACTTGAAAAACTGGACGAATTACTATTAATCTTAACCCGATAA
- a CDS encoding helix-turn-helix transcriptional regulator, whose amino-acid sequence MRRDIFQAIADPTRRAILTLIAVQAMTPNAIAEHFNTTRQAVSKHLKILTECQLLKQEQQGREIYYQLEIDKMKEIDQWLEQFRTIWESRFEQLDNLLDHLKNQQK is encoded by the coding sequence ATGCGACGCGATATATTTCAAGCCATTGCCGACCCAACCCGAAGAGCCATACTCACATTGATTGCCGTACAGGCAATGACCCCCAATGCGATAGCCGAACATTTTAACACGACGCGGCAGGCTGTTTCCAAACACCTGAAAATACTAACCGAATGTCAGTTGTTAAAACAGGAACAACAAGGACGGGAAATTTATTACCAGCTTGAAATCGACAAGATGAAAGAAATTGATCAATGGCTGGAACAATTCCGCACGATATGGGAAAGCCGTTTCGAACAACTCGACAACCTATTAGACCACCTTAAAAACCAACAAAAATGA